CGTATCTTCTTTAGTAATGCTTGTTGCATAGGTAACATTAAGATTTTGTTAATAGGTGTGAATAGTTTGTTTGGCGTGGGGAACTTGCGCATAAACTGCGCAACCGATTGCATATTTAAGAAACTTTAAAATATTTCACAAACGCAAAGCCGGTTTTTTGTTAGATTTAAAAATAAACCCCTTTCTACTGGCTTATTTTATCATTTTATTATTAAGTTAGTAGCTGCGTTAGCAATCCCCTGGGCTGATTATCTACCATGGTCAGGAACAGCGGCGATACAACTCATTAATAAATTTGTAATTTGCGCAACCGATTACATAGATTTTACCCCAATTAGACACCTATGAACCATACTACCCGGCACGCCGTCCACCCAGAGGATTTCAAGTCTTATGGCACGCAGAAACTGCGAGAGCACTTCCTGATGGAGAATCTGTTTGTGCAGGATTCTATAGAAGTAGTCTACACCTTATATGACCGCCTGATTGTGGGCGGCGTGAATCCCGTGACCAAATCAGTGAAGTTGGACACCTTCCCTACCCTGCGCTCAGAGAATTTCCTGGACAGAAGAGAAATAGGCATTATCAACGTGGGGCCAGAGGCGAGTGTGACGGTAGAAGGAACTGAATACACCTTGGCTCCTAAAGAAGCACTCTATATAGGTAAAGGCGTGAAGGAAGTAGTTTTTCATCCAGCTAACACCGGCGAAGCCAAATTCTACTTCAACTCCGCTCCTGCGCATCATACTTACCCAACTAAAAAGGTAAGCCTGGCAGAGGCCGAAACCGTAGAGATGGGCGCTTTGGAGAACTCCAACCATCGCACCATCAGAAAAGTGTTGATTAATTCTGTAGTGGAAAGCTGCCAGTTGCAAATGGGCGTGACCGAGTTAAAGACTGGAAGCGTCTGGAACACCATGCCAGCCCACACGCATGACCGCCGCATGGAAGCCTATTTCTATTTTGAGTTACCCGAGGATCAGATGGTGTGCCACTTCTTAGGCGAACCGCAGGAAACCCGTCACATCTGGGTGAAAAACAACGAGGCCGTGCTGTCTCCGCCTTGGTCCATCCACTCGGGCGCAGGCACGTCTAACTATACCTTCATCTGGGGCATGGCCGGCGAGAATCTGGACTACAATGACATGGACAAATTCCCTATCACTGACCTGAAATAGCCATGACGCACCTATTCGATTTAACCGGCAAAGTGGCCTTAGTCACTGGTGCCACACACGGCTTGGGAATGGCCATGGCCAAAGCCTTGGGCAAAGCAGGCGCCACCTTAGTAGTGAATGGCAACACGCCTGCCAAAATGGACACGGCTCTGCAACAATATGCCGCTGACGGCATTGAGGCCAAAGGCTATTTATTTGATGTGACCAATGAAGAGTTGGCTATTGAAAACATTGCGCGCATTGAGCAGGAAGTGGGCCCCATTGCCATTTTGGTGAACAACGCCGGCATGATACAGCGCACACCTGCCCTGGAGATGGCCGTGGCCGACTTCAGAAAAGTGTTGGATGTGGATCTTACTGGTCCTTTTATCATGAGCAAAACCGTGGGCAAGTACATGGTGGAGCGCCGGGCGGGCAAGATCATCAACATTTGCTCCATGATGAGTGAACTAGGAAGAGATACTGTTTCTGCCTACGCCGCCGCCAAAGGAGGACTCAAAATGCTCACCAAAAACTTGGCCACCGAATGGGCGCGCTACAACGTGCAGGTAAACGGCATCGGACCAGGGTATTTTGCTACCGACCAGACCGCTCCTATTAGAGTGGACGGGCATCCTTTCAACGACTTTATCATTCACCGCACACCGGCCGGCCGTTGGGGTGACCCAGAGGATTTGGGCGGGGCTACCATCTTCTTGGCCAGCAAAGCCAGCGATTTTGTGAACGGTCAGATTTTATATGTAGACGGTGGTATATTGGCCACCATAGGGAAACCGAGCAACGAAGCATAAGGCCTTCTTCTCCCCCCTCACACTAAGTAATTAACTGCTTCTATGTCAAGCAAACCTAAGGTCACCATTCATGACATCGCTGAAAAGCTGAACATCACCGCTTCTACGGTGTCACGGGCATTGAATGACCATCCCAGAATAAGCGAGGCTACCAAGAAAACGGTGCTTAAAGCGGCCAAGTCGCTCAACTACCAGCCCAATAACATTGCGGCGGCCTTGCGCAACGGCAAAAGCTACATCATAGGCATTATCATACCTACGGTAGACCGCGCCTTCTTCGCATCTGTCATAAGAGGCGTGGAAGAAGTGGCCAACAAGCTCAATTACAAGGTCATCATCTCTCAGTCTTATGACAATTATGAGAAAGAGGTGCAGACCGTTGATGCTTTGTTGAGCGCCCGCGTGGATGGCATCATTGCGTCTATTGGCAAGAACACCGAGAATTTTGACCATTACAAGCGAACCCAGGAAAAAGGAATTCCGCTGGTTTTGTTTGACAGAACCACAGATGAACTAGAGGTAAGTCAGGTCATGATTGACGACTACCTGGGCGCCTACAAGGTGGTGGAGCATTTAATTAAACAAGGAGCCCGCCGCATCGCCCACTTTACCAGCCCTAAAAAAGTAAGCGTGTTCAAAGAGCGTTTGCGTGGCTATGTAGATGCCTTGCGTGATTATGAGATTCCGTTTGATGAGGCGCTGGTCATTAAAAGCAACCTGCAACTAGAGGACGGTCGCGCCAGCATGGAGCAATTATTAGCTCTGTCCAATCCGCCGGACGCAGTGTTTTCGGCCAGTGATTACGGGGCTATGGGTGCCATGCAGGTGGTGAAGGAAAAAGGCCTGCGTGTACCGCAGGACGTGGCGTTGGCCGGCTTCGGAAACGAGCCGTTCACCAGTTTCTCAGAGCCTGGTTTAACTACTGTGGACCAGTTCTCCCTCACCATGGGTCGCATTACCGCCGAGCTGTTCTTTGAGCATTTCAAGGCGGGGACAGACAAGAAACTGGTACCGCAGAAAACGGTGCTTAAGCCAGAACTGGTAGTGAGAGGATCATCCTTAAAAGCAGACGCCTTGAAGAAAGATGAGGCCATTAAGTCTAACTAAATCCTTAGCCATCCATCCGTTTTTGGCCTGTTTTCTAGAAAAGAAGCCAAAACGAATTAGAAGAACTTATCACCGCTTTAGTTGAATCACCAAAGCCATCTATCCAAATAAAATTTAAAGCAGAGGCAGAAACAAAAAGCCTCCCAGAAAACCAAAAAGATGCAACCGTTAAACAGACAAACCGCCCAAATCTCAGAGCAGAGGCCCGTGAAAGTGATACAATTTGGCGAAGGCAACTTCCTGCGGGGATTTGTGGATTGGATGATTGACATTCTCAATGAGAAAACCGACTTCAACGGAGCAGTAGAAATCATCCAGCCCTTAGATAAAGGCATCTACAAACTTATCAATGGCCAAGACGGCTTATACCACGTGGTTTTGGAAGGAATTCAGGACGGAAAGACTACGCAGGAAACCCGACTGATTAGCTGCGTACAGAACGCCATGAGCCCGTACGCTGACTATGAAGGCTATTTGAAACTGGCAGAAAATCCAGACCTAGAGTTCATCATTTCTAACACTACTGAGGCGGGTATTTCTTTTGACGCCGCAGACGCTTCTCCAGACACCACTTCTAGCTCGTTTCCGGGTAAATTAACCGCTCTGTTGTACCGTCGTTTCCAGTATTTCAACGGGGATTCTGACAAGGCGTTGACCATCATCCCGTGTGAACTGATTGAAAAAAACGGTGAGGCCCTGCGCACCACCATTCTGCAGTTCGCCCAGCACTGGAATCTACCCGAAGCCTTCTCTAACTGGATTGAGGCAGACACTATTTTCTGCAACACCCTGGTAGATCGCATCGTGCCGGGCTTCCCGAAGGACACCATCCAAGACATTCAGCAGGAGATTGACTTTGAGGATAATCTAGTAGTGAAAGCAGAGCCCTTCCACCTATGGGTGATTGAAGCGCCAGAATCGGTGCAGGCCGCCTTCCCTACCAACAAAGCGGGTTTGCAAGTGAAATTTGCTCAGGATTTGACCCCTTACCGCACGCGTAAAGTAAGAATCTTGAATGGCGCACACACAGCACTAGTACCTGTTGCCTACCTGCAAGGATTGCGGACCGTACGCGAGGCCGTGGAAGACGAGACTTCAGGCACCTTCATAAAGGATGCCATCTACCAGGAAATCATTCCTACCCTGGACCTTTCTACCGAGGAACTTAATCAGTTTGCCAAGGACGTGATTGAGCGTTTCCAGAACCCATTCATTCACCATGAACTCATCACAATTGCCCTCAACTCAGTAGCAAAATACAAAGTGCGCGTGTTGCCATCGGTGTTAGAATACCAGCAACGCACAGGGCAATTACCACAGCGCTTACTAAAGTCATTGGCAGCCTTGATTCTGTTCTACAAAGGCGAGTACAACGGCCAGCAGATTCCTTTAAATGACACGCCAGAAGTCTTGGAATTCTTCCAGGCGGCGTGGC
The nucleotide sequence above comes from Nibribacter ruber. Encoded proteins:
- the kduI gene encoding 5-dehydro-4-deoxy-D-glucuronate isomerase, which gives rise to MNHTTRHAVHPEDFKSYGTQKLREHFLMENLFVQDSIEVVYTLYDRLIVGGVNPVTKSVKLDTFPTLRSENFLDRREIGIINVGPEASVTVEGTEYTLAPKEALYIGKGVKEVVFHPANTGEAKFYFNSAPAHHTYPTKKVSLAEAETVEMGALENSNHRTIRKVLINSVVESCQLQMGVTELKTGSVWNTMPAHTHDRRMEAYFYFELPEDQMVCHFLGEPQETRHIWVKNNEAVLSPPWSIHSGAGTSNYTFIWGMAGENLDYNDMDKFPITDLK
- a CDS encoding gluconate 5-dehydrogenase, which translates into the protein MTHLFDLTGKVALVTGATHGLGMAMAKALGKAGATLVVNGNTPAKMDTALQQYAADGIEAKGYLFDVTNEELAIENIARIEQEVGPIAILVNNAGMIQRTPALEMAVADFRKVLDVDLTGPFIMSKTVGKYMVERRAGKIINICSMMSELGRDTVSAYAAAKGGLKMLTKNLATEWARYNVQVNGIGPGYFATDQTAPIRVDGHPFNDFIIHRTPAGRWGDPEDLGGATIFLASKASDFVNGQILYVDGGILATIGKPSNEA
- a CDS encoding LacI family DNA-binding transcriptional regulator, with amino-acid sequence MSSKPKVTIHDIAEKLNITASTVSRALNDHPRISEATKKTVLKAAKSLNYQPNNIAAALRNGKSYIIGIIIPTVDRAFFASVIRGVEEVANKLNYKVIISQSYDNYEKEVQTVDALLSARVDGIIASIGKNTENFDHYKRTQEKGIPLVLFDRTTDELEVSQVMIDDYLGAYKVVEHLIKQGARRIAHFTSPKKVSVFKERLRGYVDALRDYEIPFDEALVIKSNLQLEDGRASMEQLLALSNPPDAVFSASDYGAMGAMQVVKEKGLRVPQDVALAGFGNEPFTSFSEPGLTTVDQFSLTMGRITAELFFEHFKAGTDKKLVPQKTVLKPELVVRGSSLKADALKKDEAIKSN
- a CDS encoding tagaturonate reductase, with translation MQPLNRQTAQISEQRPVKVIQFGEGNFLRGFVDWMIDILNEKTDFNGAVEIIQPLDKGIYKLINGQDGLYHVVLEGIQDGKTTQETRLISCVQNAMSPYADYEGYLKLAENPDLEFIISNTTEAGISFDAADASPDTTSSSFPGKLTALLYRRFQYFNGDSDKALTIIPCELIEKNGEALRTTILQFAQHWNLPEAFSNWIEADTIFCNTLVDRIVPGFPKDTIQDIQQEIDFEDNLVVKAEPFHLWVIEAPESVQAAFPTNKAGLQVKFAQDLTPYRTRKVRILNGAHTALVPVAYLQGLRTVREAVEDETSGTFIKDAIYQEIIPTLDLSTEELNQFAKDVIERFQNPFIHHELITIALNSVAKYKVRVLPSVLEYQQRTGQLPQRLLKSLAALILFYKGEYNGQQIPLNDTPEVLEFFQAAWQKESVEETVKMALASEDFWGQDLNQINGLTALVTAEAVALQGAENVQANTN